Proteins from one Periplaneta americana isolate PAMFEO1 chromosome 6, P.americana_PAMFEO1_priV1, whole genome shotgun sequence genomic window:
- the gny gene encoding dolichyl pyrophosphate Man9GlcNAc2 alpha-1,3-glucosyltransferase produces MEGMPFLALFIAVLLRWCVSLHPYSGEGHPPMFGDYEAQRHWMELTRNLPLKDWYYNTSQNDLMYWGLDYPPLTAYHSFLCGHAAEFVNPEFVALDSSRGYESYEHKFFMRITVLLADIFIYMPAIWWFFGKTSSSPQSRNKHFREGDTTTQVASEQGDFTSSMLPIFLTLIYPGQIIIDHGHFQYNGISLGLSIAAIGAIIKGRDFLASILFCLSINYKQMGLYHAFPFFFYLLGTCLPKHNIRITDGFVKLLLLGSVVIFTFLVVWFPFLKNIDLTLQVLHRLFPFARGVFEDKVSNVWCSLNVVYKFKTVFNTAQMAKVCLAATLVAVLPSCLDIFVRPRVNKFLIAVINSSLAFFLFSFQVHEKSILLAAVPVALHLPSDPLPCFWFLLISTFSMLPLLLKDDLLIAYIALTVFYFISVILTINVGLKELVNNFVQFTPSRNRTALQSKSKKPTKKSLETKSQSSLLPRKLVPVLFLFSLAGSVVLTFCSVMVRPPARYPDLFPLLVSVYSCVHFISFFVYFNYVQIFTLDSNTKLKSNG; encoded by the coding sequence ATGGAGGGAATGCCATTTCTTGCACTTTTCATAGCAGTTTTATTGAGATGGTGTGTTTCTCTGCATCCGTACTCTGGAGAAGGTCATCCACCCATGTTTGGTGATTATGAAGCCCAGCGACATTGGATGGAGCTCACTCGAAATCTACCGTTAAAAGACTGGTATTACAATACGTCTCAGAATGACCTTATGTATTGGGGTCTAGATTATCCGCCATTGACTGCTTATCATAGTTTCTTATGTGGTCATGCAGCTGAGTTTGTCAACCCAGAATTTGTTGCATTAGATTCTTCACGTGGCTACGAAAGCTATGAGCACAAGTTCTTTATGAGGATTACTGTTCTGCTAGCAGACATCTTCATTTATATGCCCGCAATTTGGTGGTTTTTCGGCAAAACATCTTCAAGCCCTCAAAGTAGAAATAAACACTTTAGAGAAGGTGATACAACTACACAGGTAGCGAGTGAACAAGGTGACTTTACTTCAAGCATGCTTCCCATATTTTTGACTCTTATATACCCGGGTCAGATAATAATTGATCATGGGCATTTTCAGTATAATGGAATTTCCCTTGGATTGTCTATTGCTGCTATCGGAGCTATAATTAAGGGAAGAGATTTCTTAGCATCCATTTTGTTTTGCCTCTCTATAAATTATAAGCAAATGGGGCTTTATCATGCTTTTCCCTTCTTCTTTTATCTTTTAGGAACGTGTCTTCCAAAACACAACATACGTATAACTGATGGATTCGTAAAGCTTCTACTTTTAGGCTCAGTGGTGATATTTACATTTCTTGTGGTATGGTTTCCATTCTTGAAAAATATAGACCTTACACTACAAGTCCTTCACAGATTGTTTCCTTTTGCTAGAGGAGTGTTTGAAGACAAAGTATCCAATGTATGGTGTAGTTTGAATGTAGTCTACAAATTTAAAACTGTCTTTAATACTGCACAAATGGCGAAAGTCTGTCTAGCAGCAACATTAGTAGCTGTCCTGCCTAGCTGCCTAGATATATTTGTTCGACCAAGAGTAAACAAGTTTTTAATTGCTGTTATTAATTCTTCCCTGGCATTCTTTCTGTTCTCCTTTCAGGTTCATGAGAAGAGTATACTTCTTGCAGCTGTTCCAGTTGCTTTACACCTGCCTTCTGATCCTTTGCCTTGTTTCTGGTTTCTTCTTATTTCCACCTTCAGTATGTTGCCTCTTCTACTAAAAGATGATCTGCTGATAGCGTACATTGCATTAACCGTGTTTTATTTCATATCCGTTATATTAACAATCAATGTCGGCTTGAAGGAGctggtaaataattttgttcaatttACACCTTCGAGAAATAGAACAGCTCTTCAATCTAAATCCAAGAAACCAACAAAGAAATCTCTGGAAACAAAGTCTCAGTCATCTTTGTTGCCAAGGAAGCTTGTACcagtgttatttcttttttctctggCAGGAAGTGTTGTACTAACATTCTGCAGCGTCATGGTTAGACCTCCAGCACGTTATCCTGATCTTTTCCCTCTCCTTGTTTCTGTCTATTCAtgtgttcattttatttctttcttcgtctACTTCAATTACGTTCAAATATTTACTTTAGATAGCAATACAAAGTTGAAATCAAATGGATAG